The Pseudoalteromonas translucida KMM 520 genome has a window encoding:
- a CDS encoding MATE family efflux transporter, giving the protein MNATQQLFLHGSISKALFKLGIPIILINVLQSAYQLTDAFWVGRLGAAQVAAVSISMPVTFLVIAIGAGLAMAGAILSAQYMGAGQQDKVNHVAAQTMLMVTLTAIVLGGIGYMLSPYFLTLLGVEDAVYGDALKFMHVSFIGVIFVFIYAMFQSLMRGIGQTKVPLIIVSVTVLLNFVLDPLFIFGYGSFQGLGVMGAALATLVTQSLAALAGVIIFLRGRHGIQLQLKSFYPDWQYIKQAFFLGAPGSIELSARAFGLIIMSFLVASFGTQTIASYGVGSNVLQMVMIPAMGLSMAVSTLVGQNMGAGNPKRAAQITQLASLWGLLGLSFVGGLAYYFAEVLVAFFIPDDGAVIAKGASFIRIMCLTWGGIGVQLCVVAAFRASGNMLNAMLVALLSQGVVQFPAAYILSKHTQLGDNGIWYSFAITNVVIALITYAWFAQGSWQKTILTKEDKDIAKISQEAFIEEGSH; this is encoded by the coding sequence ATGAACGCTACCCAGCAGCTATTTCTTCATGGTTCAATTTCTAAAGCGCTGTTTAAGTTAGGTATTCCTATAATTTTAATCAATGTTTTGCAGTCGGCGTATCAACTTACCGACGCTTTTTGGGTGGGACGTTTAGGGGCTGCGCAAGTTGCTGCTGTGTCTATTAGTATGCCTGTTACTTTTTTAGTCATTGCCATAGGTGCAGGGTTGGCGATGGCGGGGGCTATTTTATCGGCGCAATATATGGGAGCAGGGCAGCAAGACAAAGTAAATCATGTTGCCGCGCAAACCATGTTAATGGTGACGCTAACAGCCATAGTGCTGGGGGGCATAGGTTATATGCTATCGCCTTATTTTTTAACCCTTTTAGGGGTAGAAGACGCTGTTTATGGCGATGCACTTAAGTTTATGCATGTGTCGTTTATTGGGGTTATTTTTGTATTTATTTATGCCATGTTTCAATCGTTAATGCGTGGTATTGGCCAAACAAAAGTACCGCTAATTATTGTTAGCGTGACCGTATTGCTTAATTTTGTACTCGATCCGTTATTTATTTTTGGCTATGGCAGCTTTCAAGGCTTAGGGGTAATGGGAGCTGCACTGGCAACCTTAGTGACGCAGAGCTTAGCTGCACTTGCTGGGGTAATTATATTTTTACGCGGCCGTCATGGTATTCAATTACAGCTAAAAAGTTTTTACCCCGATTGGCAATATATAAAACAAGCCTTTTTTTTAGGCGCACCGGGTTCAATTGAATTGTCGGCACGTGCTTTTGGCTTAATTATCATGTCTTTTTTAGTGGCAAGTTTTGGCACGCAAACGATTGCATCTTACGGTGTTGGCTCCAATGTTTTACAAATGGTGATGATCCCAGCAATGGGTTTGTCGATGGCCGTGTCTACATTAGTGGGGCAAAATATGGGCGCAGGAAACCCCAAGCGCGCTGCGCAAATAACCCAGCTAGCTAGTTTGTGGGGCTTACTAGGCCTATCGTTTGTAGGGGGATTAGCCTATTATTTTGCCGAGGTTTTAGTTGCATTTTTTATTCCCGATGATGGGGCTGTAATCGCTAAAGGCGCAAGTTTTATTCGCATAATGTGTTTAACTTGGGGGGGAATTGGTGTACAACTTTGTGTCGTGGCTGCTTTTAGGGCATCAGGCAATATGCTTAATGCTATGTTAGTTGCCCTGTTATCACAGGGGGTTGTACAGTTTCCTGCGGCGTATATTTTATCTAAACATACGCAATTAGGAGATAACGGTATTTGGTATTCATTTGCCATTACCAACGTAGTTATTGCGCTTATTACCTATGCGTGGTTTGCTCAAGGTTCGTGGCAAAAAACTATTTTAACCAAAGAAGACAAAGACATAGCAAAAATTAGCCAAGAAGCTTTCATCGAAGAAGGCAGTCACTAA
- the tyrR gene encoding transcriptional regulator TyrR, with translation MRLDIHCADRVGIAQEILNILVNYNVDLKGIEVDSVNCRMYVSFPEIEFEQFQKIMPSIRLIDGVHDVRTTAFLPSEREHNELNTLLRALPDGVISIDAKGWVRLCNDAACKDLQLTEKEVIGANINNLLKGFNFTRWLEGKEVLGQTTRVEVAGEDFIADILPIAVPQSNEGDVLAGAVINIKSQSRLGQQVSAFRRYGQESFATIHNFSTAMRRVVREARKMAQLEAPILITGETGTGKELLARACHYASNRSVKPFIALSCASLPDDVAESELFGYAGYEENAAPKRGVLEQADGGTVFLDEVGEMSTQLQTKLLRFLQDGTFRKVGDENEVKVNVRIVAATQKDLPAMVQEGVFREDLYYRINVLTLEIAPLRDRKADVGPLAEHFIQKYAQQNGHDVPLLSQECLSFLQDYPWPGNVRQLENAIYRAVSLLDDSELRVEHLQLPTFTHDLGYLESDFEGSLDQAVKRFEATLLRKLYPAYPSSRQLAKRLGLSHTAVANKLRDYGINRKTVKV, from the coding sequence ATGCGTTTAGATATTCATTGTGCGGATCGAGTTGGTATTGCCCAAGAAATCCTTAATATTTTAGTTAACTATAATGTTGATTTAAAAGGGATTGAAGTCGACTCAGTTAATTGTCGTATGTATGTTAGCTTTCCTGAAATTGAATTTGAGCAGTTTCAAAAAATCATGCCATCAATTCGCTTAATTGATGGTGTGCATGATGTACGCACCACGGCATTTTTACCCTCAGAGCGTGAACATAACGAATTAAATACACTACTAAGAGCACTACCAGATGGCGTTATTTCAATAGATGCCAAAGGTTGGGTGCGTTTATGTAATGACGCAGCGTGCAAAGATTTACAACTAACAGAAAAAGAAGTTATTGGTGCCAATATTAATAACTTACTTAAAGGTTTTAATTTTACTCGCTGGCTTGAGGGCAAAGAAGTGCTTGGCCAAACTACGCGCGTAGAAGTGGCTGGTGAAGATTTTATTGCGGATATTTTACCCATTGCTGTTCCGCAAAGTAACGAGGGCGATGTGCTAGCCGGTGCGGTAATAAATATTAAATCGCAAAGTCGCTTAGGCCAACAAGTAAGTGCTTTTAGACGCTATGGACAAGAGAGCTTTGCTACTATTCATAACTTTAGCACTGCAATGCGCCGAGTAGTGCGTGAAGCACGTAAAATGGCGCAGTTAGAAGCGCCTATTTTAATTACTGGCGAAACCGGTACTGGTAAAGAGTTACTCGCACGTGCATGTCATTACGCTTCTAATCGCTCTGTTAAGCCTTTTATTGCTTTGTCGTGTGCCTCGCTGCCCGATGATGTGGCCGAGTCTGAATTATTTGGTTATGCCGGTTACGAAGAGAACGCCGCGCCAAAACGTGGCGTACTTGAACAAGCCGATGGTGGTACCGTATTTTTGGATGAAGTGGGCGAAATGTCTACTCAATTACAAACCAAGTTATTGCGCTTTTTACAAGATGGCACATTTAGAAAAGTAGGCGATGAAAACGAAGTAAAAGTTAATGTACGTATTGTTGCAGCCACTCAAAAAGACTTACCTGCTATGGTACAAGAGGGTGTTTTTAGAGAAGACTTATATTACCGTATTAACGTTTTAACGCTAGAAATAGCACCACTGAGAGATCGCAAAGCCGATGTGGGGCCGCTTGCTGAGCACTTTATTCAAAAGTACGCACAGCAAAATGGTCATGATGTGCCGTTGTTATCACAAGAGTGTTTAAGCTTTTTACAAGATTATCCGTGGCCGGGTAATGTGCGCCAATTAGAAAACGCAATTTACCGTGCTGTGTCTTTATTAGATGACAGTGAATTACGCGTTGAACATTTACAGCTCCCTACATTTACCCATGATTTAGGGTATTTAGAATCAGATTTTGAAGGGTCACTCGATCAAGCAGTTAAACGCTTTGAGGCTACGTTATTACGTAAGCTATATCCTGCTTATCCTAGCTCACGCCAACTAGCAAAGCGCCTTGGTTTAAGCCACACCGCGGTGGCAAACAAGTTACGTGATTATGGTATTAACCGTAAAACAGTAAAAGTTTAG
- the bcsQ gene encoding cellulose biosynthesis protein BcsQ: MQRVFIKGIKGGTGGTSIVANLACALKKSNVDVIAIDLDAKSDLSLHFGLPWTQTLGWSNAETFNDALSMFQQDSDGIIFLPFGDNSATINNVIDTVNSCQKLDHAPHTWLLFDCPSHIDITHYSLNHDDIVVELVNCDAICHSLIHKRLVTLKESNSDWKHYFLVNKYNSASLLEFDLFALWQTTLPLVAPFFINHDEVVKESTAYRNVAFNCAPYSVANDDFETLAGWLVSKAALSL; this comes from the coding sequence GTGCAAAGAGTTTTTATAAAAGGGATCAAAGGCGGTACGGGAGGCACATCTATTGTAGCCAACCTCGCATGCGCACTTAAAAAATCAAATGTTGATGTTATTGCTATCGACTTAGACGCAAAAAGTGATTTAAGTTTACATTTTGGGTTACCTTGGACACAAACTCTTGGTTGGAGTAACGCTGAAACATTTAATGATGCACTGTCAATGTTTCAACAAGATAGTGATGGCATTATATTTCTGCCCTTTGGCGATAATTCAGCCACAATAAATAATGTTATAGATACAGTAAATAGCTGCCAGAAATTAGATCACGCGCCCCATACTTGGCTACTATTCGATTGCCCCTCACATATCGACATTACGCATTACAGTTTAAATCACGACGATATTGTTGTTGAGTTAGTCAACTGTGATGCAATTTGCCACAGCTTAATTCACAAGCGTTTAGTAACACTTAAAGAGTCTAATAGTGACTGGAAACATTATTTTTTAGTCAATAAATATAATTCAGCTTCATTACTTGAGTTTGATTTGTTTGCCTTGTGGCAAACAACACTGCCGCTAGTAGCGCCATTTTTTATTAATCATGATGAAGTTGTAAAAGAGTCGACGGCTTATCGTAATGTTGCATTTAATTGCGCCCCCTACAGTGTGGCAAATGACGACTTTGAAACACTTGCTGGCTGGTTAGTCAGTAAGGCTGCATTATCGTTATGA
- a CDS encoding 2-hydroxyacid dehydrogenase, whose translation MSVLVAIGDRDNSKLVSQLQARLPNIHIEQYSQCEDFSKVEFVLAWYAPKELWAQLPNLKVVSSFGAGVDSIDLDLLPEHVEVVRIVDSQLEIDMAEYVLTHVLAQKLQLKEYYQKQAATQWKPNRVLSHNKVAILGFGQLGRACAQRLVDNGFSVSAWAQSHKNVNNVTMYYGEHGLNEMLPNTDYLVCLLPLTENTAGIINKDLLAKLPAHAVLVNAARGQHVIEDDLLQALNSDSLRAATLDAFDQEPLPSEHPYWLHPKITITPHCAALSDVNCVIEQIEVSIQCLTNGTPLKNRVDRTKGY comes from the coding sequence ATGTCTGTTTTGGTTGCTATAGGGGATCGTGATAATTCTAAGCTGGTGTCGCAGTTACAAGCACGCTTACCTAATATACACATTGAGCAATATTCACAGTGTGAAGATTTCAGTAAAGTTGAGTTTGTATTAGCCTGGTATGCACCAAAAGAACTATGGGCACAATTACCTAATTTAAAAGTAGTGTCGTCGTTTGGTGCTGGGGTTGATAGCATTGATTTAGATTTGCTGCCAGAGCATGTTGAAGTGGTGCGTATTGTTGACTCCCAATTAGAAATAGATATGGCCGAGTATGTACTTACTCACGTACTGGCGCAAAAACTACAATTAAAAGAATATTATCAAAAACAAGCTGCAACGCAATGGAAGCCAAATAGGGTGTTAAGTCACAACAAAGTGGCTATTTTAGGTTTTGGTCAATTAGGCAGAGCCTGTGCGCAAAGACTCGTTGATAATGGCTTTAGCGTGAGCGCGTGGGCACAAAGCCATAAAAACGTGAATAACGTGACCATGTATTATGGTGAGCATGGGCTAAACGAAATGCTGCCTAATACAGATTACTTAGTATGCTTATTACCGCTGACCGAAAACACAGCCGGAATTATCAACAAAGATTTATTGGCTAAATTACCCGCTCATGCAGTATTAGTAAATGCAGCACGCGGCCAGCACGTAATAGAAGATGATTTATTACAGGCACTTAATAGTGACAGTTTACGCGCCGCCACGCTTGATGCGTTCGATCAAGAGCCATTACCAAGTGAGCATCCATATTGGCTGCATCCTAAAATAACCATAACACCACATTGCGCTGCATTATCAGATGTTAACTGCGTTATTGAACAAATTGAAGTGAGTATTCAATGCTTAACTAATGGCACACCACTTAAAAACCGTGTTGATAGAACCAAAGGCTATTAG
- the bcsG gene encoding cellulose biosynthesis protein BcsG produces the protein MKLSGLGIWNLYFLVKFVLFYYGAIQFDFLSNAALAALFALTFSNSQVDKLKHLIGAVFAIVLLYKDSWLPPIDRLTKQAGNIQDFSLDYFVELFGRIVNYDMLLGLFIIVVCFWYTSQWIRFTTVTIAGLIFIGYQGALKPNDMAVSVQNTPNQEQVFSNTAVVTQKPDSVEQQLNDFYKQQSQLVSYFPDEYNGTQFDVVVLNICSLAIADLNAIGVSLDDIYSDFDIVFSDFNSATSYSGPAAIRLLRASCGQTSQPALFDDAPEQCHLFNNLEKLGYDSHLVMNHDGHFDGFKDLVKKQGKLNSPLFDTTSLPVAQYSFDSKPIYSDGAVLSSWLEEQGDSCAPCAMYYNTISLHDGNQLANSRRMNSDESYPIRQQNLFSDINQFIKSLEKRGRNVMLMLVPEHGAALQGDKVQFAGLREIPSPSIVTVPAAIKFIGPDLPRMSQITVTNTSSYFALSELVTKVMKSNYFAGKNNNIAELVSQLPTSQKVAENAGTIMMYVNKRPYIQLDGGEWTLYPQG, from the coding sequence GTGAAGTTATCGGGCTTAGGTATTTGGAATCTCTATTTTTTAGTAAAGTTTGTACTTTTTTATTATGGTGCGATTCAATTTGATTTTTTAAGTAATGCCGCTTTAGCTGCCTTATTTGCACTTACCTTTAGTAATTCACAAGTAGATAAACTAAAGCATTTAATTGGCGCGGTGTTTGCGATTGTATTGCTTTATAAAGACTCGTGGTTACCGCCAATTGATAGGTTAACCAAACAAGCGGGAAATATTCAAGATTTTAGTTTAGATTATTTTGTTGAGTTGTTTGGCCGCATAGTTAATTACGATATGCTGCTGGGCCTATTTATTATTGTTGTTTGTTTTTGGTATACCTCGCAGTGGATCCGCTTTACGACAGTAACAATAGCTGGATTAATTTTTATAGGTTACCAAGGTGCGTTAAAGCCAAATGATATGGCAGTGTCGGTGCAAAATACGCCTAATCAAGAGCAAGTGTTTAGCAATACTGCTGTAGTTACCCAAAAGCCAGATTCTGTAGAACAGCAATTAAATGATTTTTATAAGCAGCAGAGCCAATTAGTTAGCTACTTTCCAGATGAGTATAACGGCACGCAATTTGACGTTGTTGTTTTAAATATATGCTCCCTAGCTATTGCAGACTTAAACGCTATAGGTGTTAGTTTGGATGATATTTATAGTGATTTTGATATTGTGTTTTCTGATTTTAATTCAGCTACGTCCTACAGTGGTCCTGCCGCTATTAGGTTACTACGAGCAAGTTGTGGGCAAACAAGCCAACCAGCACTGTTTGATGATGCGCCAGAGCAATGTCACTTATTTAATAACCTAGAAAAGCTAGGATACGACAGTCATTTAGTTATGAATCATGATGGCCATTTTGACGGCTTTAAAGATTTAGTGAAAAAACAAGGTAAGCTAAATAGCCCACTATTTGACACCACATCATTACCCGTTGCGCAGTATAGCTTTGACAGTAAACCTATTTATTCAGACGGGGCGGTGCTAAGTAGTTGGCTTGAAGAGCAAGGCGATAGCTGCGCACCTTGCGCTATGTATTACAATACGATTAGCTTGCACGATGGCAATCAACTGGCTAACAGCAGACGCATGAATAGTGATGAAAGTTATCCTATTAGGCAACAAAATTTATTTTCAGATATTAATCAATTTATTAAAAGCTTAGAAAAACGCGGCCGCAACGTGATGCTAATGTTAGTGCCAGAGCATGGCGCGGCACTACAAGGCGACAAAGTACAATTTGCAGGCCTGCGCGAAATACCGAGCCCTTCAATAGTAACAGTGCCAGCGGCAATTAAGTTTATTGGTCCTGACCTGCCTCGTATGTCGCAAATAACAGTGACAAATACAAGCAGTTACTTTGCTCTGTCTGAGCTGGTAACTAAGGTGATGAAGAGTAATTACTTTGCAGGGAAAAATAATAATATAGCAGAATTAGTAAGCCAGTTACCCACTTCGCAAAAAGTAGCAGAAAACGCCGGAACTATAATGATGTATGTTAATAAACGGCCGTATATTCAATTAGATGGCGGTGAATGGACTTTATATCCCCAAGGGTGA
- the bcsR gene encoding BcsR/BcsP family cellulose biosynthesis protein: MRSLAFKESKTLTSNDIKNLSHRFGGQSDDYVEIVNQQQNIKTINKYPLLKEIDSAVNATK; the protein is encoded by the coding sequence ATGAGAAGTTTAGCTTTTAAAGAATCAAAAACGTTAACATCAAATGACATTAAAAACTTATCGCATCGTTTTGGCGGCCAAAGTGACGATTATGTCGAAATCGTTAATCAACAACAAAATATAAAAACAATAAATAAGTATCCTTTATTAAAGGAAATAGACAGTGCAGTTAATGCCACAAAATAA
- a CDS encoding thioesterase family protein — protein sequence MNLYIRLILLFFKIKRNHDYQHLLDTVDIDYKALPTDCDINLHLTNSRYLAMMDLSRTWMTERVGLLKHILKRRWFPIVNATAITYIRDIKPMQRYTISTRLVGWDHKYFYIEQKFHSQRGLHAIAYVRGVFKSKKGIISIEEMLEVADFKGVAPILPSEVMHWKEMLEQKKVTNLPR from the coding sequence GTGAACTTATATATTCGACTTATTTTATTGTTTTTTAAAATTAAACGTAACCATGACTATCAACACTTACTTGATACGGTAGATATTGATTACAAAGCCCTGCCAACAGATTGCGATATAAACTTACATTTAACTAATTCACGTTACTTGGCTATGATGGATTTATCGCGCACTTGGATGACAGAGCGGGTGGGTTTATTAAAGCACATATTAAAACGTCGTTGGTTTCCAATTGTAAATGCGACTGCTATTACTTATATTCGCGATATAAAACCTATGCAGCGTTATACAATTAGCACGCGCTTAGTGGGTTGGGATCATAAGTACTTTTATATAGAGCAAAAATTTCACTCTCAACGTGGCTTACACGCAATTGCTTATGTGCGCGGCGTATTTAAAAGTAAAAAGGGCATAATTAGCATTGAAGAAATGCTGGAAGTGGCTGACTTTAAAGGTGTAGCCCCTATTTTACCAAGTGAAGTAATGCACTGGAAAGAAATGTTGGAGCAGAAAAAAGTAACTAATTTACCACGATAA
- a CDS encoding OmpW/AlkL family protein, producing MKTKLSIALLTSLLALSPAAHANFSVNVGAINVNPDSTSSPINDNSALGLNPGSDTQLGITLDYAFNEQWVLELIAATPFSHDINGAGGLAGNKIANIKHLPPSLVAQYHFLDSSYAFRPFVGVGVNYTTFFDEQPSQALKTVLGTDDVEVKLDDSFGFVAQVGANYKIDEKWGLHAMVSIMDIETDATVYADGAQALTSTVKIDPIVAMFGVKYSF from the coding sequence ATGAAAACTAAATTAAGCATTGCATTACTCACCTCTTTATTAGCACTCTCTCCTGCTGCACACGCTAATTTTAGCGTAAATGTGGGTGCTATAAACGTAAACCCTGATAGTACTAGCTCACCAATTAACGATAATTCTGCCCTAGGACTTAATCCGGGTTCAGATACTCAGTTAGGTATTACCCTTGATTATGCTTTTAATGAGCAATGGGTGTTAGAGCTAATTGCAGCTACGCCGTTTTCACATGATATAAATGGCGCGGGTGGTTTAGCGGGCAATAAAATAGCTAATATTAAGCATTTACCTCCTTCGTTAGTAGCGCAATATCACTTTTTAGATTCAAGCTACGCGTTTCGTCCTTTTGTTGGTGTAGGTGTTAACTATACAACTTTCTTTGATGAGCAACCTTCTCAAGCACTAAAAACAGTACTTGGAACCGATGATGTAGAAGTTAAACTTGATGATTCGTTTGGCTTTGTAGCGCAAGTGGGTGCTAACTATAAAATAGATGAAAAATGGGGCCTACACGCTATGGTTTCAATTATGGATATTGAAACTGATGCAACTGTCTATGCCGATGGCGCTCAAGCATTAACGTCAACCGTAAAAATTGACCCAATTGTGGCAATGTTTGGGGTTAAATATAGCTTTTAA
- the bcsE gene encoding cellulose biosynthesis protein BcsE: protein MHQLNISGLEPFAKELQTASSYAVLAPQDNIVIEFVLHCVNESYLGDVFIVSTQVESFFDLPSSTNLITAYENKQVYPFSFSAQKKDLGVKLLVKKMLNELSAYSEITESLIFIHFSTEQLESIKEPEVEQLIEYFTLFIKRTNATLLLLVSGPEIVKYRFIIRSLNKLFDGSVFIDDAATRTLDYDYWRHSSGIFTNEQYQLVFKNKQLIAQKTIVNEAKKHGGKNFFDEDDVWLVQSAVPEGTKLPVYYQTVKDNKDLFDKGPRLAAATLVFSVTRYTDLTQLAKHCFELRKHCGRWLKLVIQNVDGIIRHQDECLFLTLGVNLILYSFSEPSRLLSQIQSIQGFQFSRPLPPSVEHVLQYTENTFSKGYLPFIEFTRQVEIHSDSAVNLGVSGVLVKLELLPRIDPIHPLHLFHIKREGDVFSVADNTIYLYLHACRENDVDNAIKHLFKLEISDFFVQQNLISDHFYIQQECKQLRRFYKDKSVIDYSEQLTENNSYEFAPSLIVNTAIDIESPELVITERADATPIVMKLRV, encoded by the coding sequence TTGCATCAGCTTAATATATCGGGATTAGAGCCTTTTGCCAAAGAGCTACAAACGGCCTCAAGCTATGCTGTTTTAGCCCCTCAAGATAATATAGTTATCGAATTCGTGTTACATTGTGTTAACGAAAGTTACTTGGGTGATGTATTTATTGTATCGACGCAGGTTGAATCATTTTTTGATCTTCCTTCCTCAACTAATTTAATTACAGCATACGAAAATAAACAGGTATATCCATTTTCATTCAGCGCACAAAAAAAAGATTTAGGTGTTAAGCTATTAGTAAAAAAAATGCTCAATGAACTAAGTGCTTACTCAGAAATAACTGAATCCTTGATTTTTATTCATTTTAGTACAGAGCAATTAGAGTCTATTAAAGAACCTGAAGTGGAACAGCTGATAGAATATTTTACGCTATTTATTAAGCGTACTAATGCCACATTATTATTATTAGTGTCTGGCCCTGAAATTGTTAAGTATCGCTTTATAATCAGGAGTTTAAATAAACTATTCGATGGTAGTGTTTTTATAGATGATGCTGCTACACGTACTCTCGACTATGATTACTGGCGCCACAGTTCGGGTATATTTACTAACGAGCAATACCAGCTGGTGTTTAAAAATAAGCAGTTAATAGCGCAGAAAACTATAGTCAACGAAGCTAAAAAGCACGGTGGTAAAAACTTTTTTGATGAAGATGATGTTTGGCTTGTGCAAAGTGCAGTACCTGAAGGGACAAAGCTGCCTGTTTACTACCAAACAGTAAAAGACAATAAAGATCTGTTTGATAAAGGCCCCAGGCTAGCAGCCGCGACACTAGTTTTTTCGGTTACCCGTTATACAGACCTAACCCAATTGGCAAAGCATTGTTTTGAATTAAGAAAGCACTGTGGTCGTTGGTTAAAATTAGTAATTCAAAATGTAGATGGTATAATTCGTCATCAAGATGAGTGTTTATTTTTAACTCTTGGCGTAAACCTGATTTTATATAGTTTTTCTGAGCCGTCACGATTATTATCGCAAATTCAGTCAATACAAGGTTTTCAATTTTCCAGGCCATTACCTCCCTCTGTTGAGCATGTACTGCAGTACACCGAAAATACTTTTTCGAAGGGATACTTACCCTTTATAGAATTTACTCGTCAGGTTGAAATACACAGTGACTCAGCGGTTAATTTAGGGGTGAGTGGTGTGTTAGTAAAGTTAGAACTTTTACCAAGAATAGACCCCATACACCCACTGCACTTATTTCATATAAAGCGCGAAGGCGATGTGTTTAGCGTTGCAGATAATACAATTTATTTATATTTACACGCGTGTAGAGAAAACGATGTAGATAATGCGATTAAACATTTATTTAAATTAGAAATTAGTGACTTTTTTGTGCAGCAAAATCTAATATCGGATCACTTTTATATTCAACAAGAATGTAAGCAACTCAGGCGTTTTTATAAAGATAAAAGCGTTATCGATTATTCTGAGCAGCTAACAGAAAACAACAGCTATGAGTTTGCCCCCAGTTTAATTGTAAATACAGCGATTGATATTGAAAGTCCCGAACTTGTTATTACAGAGCGCGCTGATGCAACACCTATAGTAATGAAGTTAAGAGTATAA